The following coding sequences are from one Lolium rigidum isolate FL_2022 chromosome 6, APGP_CSIRO_Lrig_0.1, whole genome shotgun sequence window:
- the LOC124664442 gene encoding glycosyltransferase BC10-like — protein sequence MKNPMPVPRSGSVGVVLLLLVFCLAYVLGLMSSAIFQNIYIHNTLSPLQLSVFWSQSSSPSSPPPPPEAIPCILPPSPPSQTTVPRIMSMAPSGGRRMEFTDFLAPSRGLMHNMTDEELFWRASMAPSMKSMPKHVIVHKIAFLFLVRGELPLRPLWDKFFKGHEGLYSIYVHASPSYTGSPPPDSPFYGRMIPSQTTKWGHISLVDAERRLLGNSLLDLSNGHFALLSESCIPLFDFPAVHAYITGSNTNFVDSFDREESRERHSPFFAAHNVSVAQWRKGAQWFVMDRVFALEVVSDETYYGPVFRNGRHQYMDEHYIPTLVNILGLGHRNSNRSVMYSDWWTPRVRHPKSHSGSEVTEVLIKEMRRGMDGNCSYNGRAAEFCALFARKFRPDALLPLLDLAPKVMGFG from the exons ATGAAGAACCCCATGCCTGTTCCTCGTTCTGGCAGCGTCGGCGTCGTGCTTTTGCTGCTCGTCTTCTGCTTAGCATATGTGCTGGGCTTGATGTCCAGCGCCATCTTCCAGAATATCTACATCCACAACACCCTGTCACCACTACAGCTGTCGGTCTTTTGGTCACaatcgtcatcaccatcatcaccgccgccaccgccggaagcAATACCTTGCATCCTGCCACCATCGCCTCCTTCCCAGACGACGGTGCCGCGTATAATGTCGATGGCGCCATCCGGCGGACGGCGCATGGAGTTCACGGACTTCCTGGCGCCGAGCCGCGGCCTCATGCACAacatgaccgacgaggagctgTTCTGGAGGGCGTCCATGGCGCCGAGTATGAAAAGCATGCCCAAGCACGTCATCGTGCACAAGATCGCCTTCCTGTTCCTGGTAAGGGGCGAGCTGCCGCTGCGTCCTCTGTGGGACAAGTTCTTCAAGGGGCACGAGGGGCTCTACTCCATCTACGTGCACGCGAGCCCTAGCTACAccggctcgccgccgccggactcCCCGTTCTATGGCCGCATGATTCCTAGCCAG ACAACAAAGTGGGGACACATCAGCCTAGTGGACGCGGAGCGGCGCCTCCTAGGGAACTCGCTGCTCGACCTCTCAAACGGCCACTTCGCCCTCTTGTCGGAGTCTTGCATCCCACTCTTTGACTTCCCTGCCGTTCACGCCTACATCACCGGCTCCAACACCAACTTTGTCGACAGTTTCGACCGCGAGGAAAGCCGCGAGCGACATAGCCCCTTCTTCGCTGCACACAACGTCAGCGTCGCGCAGTGGCGCAAGGGCGCTCAGTGGTTTGTGATGGACCGTGTGTTCGCCCTCGAGGTTGTCTCCGACGAGACATACTATGGCCCGGTGTTCCGGAACGGCAGACACCAATACATGGACGAGCACTACATCCCGACATTGGTGAACATCCTGGGTTTGGGCCATCGCAACTCAAACCGATCGGTCATGTACTCGGACTGGTGGACCCCACGGGTGAGACACCCCAAGAGCCACAGTGGCAGCGAGGTGACGGAGGTGCTCATCAAGGAGATGAGGCGAGGAATGGACGGGAACTGCAGCTACAATGGCAGGGCGGCAGAGTTTTGCGCCTTGTTCGCGCGTAAGTTTAGGCCGGATGCGCTCTTGCCCTTGCTCGATTTGGCTCCCAAGGTTATGGGTTTTGGCTAA